One Maledivibacter sp. genomic window carries:
- a CDS encoding MazG-like family protein, producing the protein MKLKTISLPYLNSISPTIESTALKLSEEQGELCRAIGKFRGMNGERDGIKLSEGEAYKEITKELLDVAQTAITMILVLEKQHGINVEKYIDEHIQKLIGKGYVEAI; encoded by the coding sequence ATTAAATTGAAAACCATATCTCTACCATATCTTAATTCTATTTCACCGACAATTGAAAGCACAGCATTAAAACTGTCTGAGGAACAAGGAGAGCTTTGTAGAGCCATAGGTAAGTTTAGGGGAATGAATGGTGAAAGAGATGGCATAAAGCTATCTGAGGGGGAAGCATACAAGGAAATAACAAAGGAGCTTCTAGATGTGGCCCAAACTGCAATAACCATGATATTGGTTTTAGAAAAGCAGCATGGAATCAATGTCGAAAAATATATAGATGAGCATATACAAAAGTTGATTGGAAAGGGATATGTTGAGGCTATATAA
- a CDS encoding dUTP diphosphatase, whose protein sequence is MDLNELFKIQEIIEDKIKSLSDIKEDSVGEENLFDIKFLALQVKTGEIANLTKCYKYYKIKRNIPREKIIVRYIDGMKFLLSIGNNHEFNVINKDSIDKVEKTDNVIKLFSSIFDDIRDLRKNILQKDYVDSLSIYIRLFARYVNLGECLGLSFEEVYQYYMKNNCLETV, encoded by the coding sequence ATGGATTTAAATGAACTATTTAAGATACAGGAAATTATTGAGGACAAAATAAAGAGCTTATCTGATATAAAAGAAGATTCTGTGGGAGAAGAGAATTTATTTGATATAAAATTTCTAGCACTTCAAGTAAAGACAGGGGAAATAGCAAACCTTACAAAATGCTATAAGTATTATAAAATAAAAAGAAATATACCAAGGGAAAAGATAATAGTAAGATATATAGACGGCATGAAGTTTTTATTATCAATTGGAAATAATCATGAATTCAATGTTATAAACAAGGATTCCATTGATAAAGTAGAAAAAACCGATAATGTTATAAAGCTTTTCTCCAGTATTTTTGATGATATTAGAGATCTAAGAAAGAATATCCTACAAAAAGATTATGTAGATTCCCTTTCGATCTATATAAGATTATTTGCTAGATATGTAAATCTAGGGGAATGTCTGGGTCTTAGCTTTGAAGAAGTGTATCAGTATTATATGAAAAATAATTGTCTAGAGACTGTTTAA
- a CDS encoding Nif3-like dinuclear metal center hexameric protein — translation MKTKEIMDLALELAGLDEIPSDSGIAVEGEGIKKVLFGVDMETQELLLGKELGVDCVISHHPKTGSSMIDFHKVLDVQIDKMVEFGVPINKAQKALRKKIGKVERGMHVSNYDRVQSAAKLLNMPYLNIHMPADVITERYVQDFLNSKFDDKPRTTLKDIVDVLKEMEEYKDATAGPIIRVGGEKDYAGKIAVLMAGGTNGGSDVFKAYFEAGVGTIICMHVPDDVKEEVEKQNIGNVIVAGHMASDSIGLNIIIEELEKRGVEVIKMSGIL, via the coding sequence ATGAAAACTAAAGAAATAATGGATTTAGCTTTAGAACTTGCGGGTTTAGATGAAATACCTTCAGATTCTGGAATTGCAGTTGAAGGAGAAGGGATAAAGAAGGTTTTATTTGGAGTAGACATGGAAACCCAAGAATTATTACTTGGAAAAGAATTAGGAGTGGACTGTGTTATAAGTCACCATCCAAAAACAGGAAGTTCCATGATAGATTTTCATAAAGTACTAGATGTACAGATAGATAAGATGGTTGAATTTGGAGTTCCAATAAATAAAGCTCAAAAAGCCTTAAGAAAGAAGATTGGAAAAGTTGAAAGGGGTATGCATGTAAGTAATTATGATAGAGTGCAGTCAGCAGCAAAATTACTTAATATGCCTTATCTCAATATACATATGCCCGCCGATGTAATTACAGAAAGATATGTTCAAGACTTTCTAAATAGCAAATTTGATGATAAGCCTAGGACTACATTAAAAGATATAGTTGATGTACTAAAGGAAATGGAAGAGTATAAGGATGCTACTGCTGGTCCAATTATACGGGTAGGCGGAGAAAAGGATTATGCAGGTAAAATAGCAGTTCTTATGGCCGGTGGAACTAATGGTGGAAGCGATGTATTCAAAGCATATTTTGAAGCTGGTGTAGGTACTATAATCTGTATGCATGTACCAGATGATGTAAAGGAGGAAGTGGAAAAGCAAAATATCGGAAATGTGATTGTGGCTGGTCATATGGCAAGTGATTCCATAGGATTGAATATTATTATTGAAGAACTGGAAAAAAGAGGAGTAGAAGTCATAAAAATGTCTGGCATATTATAG
- the fusA gene encoding elongation factor G, whose product MKNYKVDKIRNVALLGHGGSGKTTLTESMLYTTDLLKRMGRVEDGNTVSDFDKEEISRQFSIGTSVIPVEWNNSKYNILDAPGYFDFSGEVISALRVAGGAIIMVDATSGVEVGTEKAWKYTEERKMPKIIFVNKMDKENVNYDKLITGLRDAFGKKIAPFAIPIGEGSDFKGFVNVVDMIGREYNGKECVNVDVPEELKEKIAPIREMLIESVAESDEELLEKYFEGEAFSTEEIHEGLRKGVLAGEVVPVLVGSAANNIGIHTLFGMTSDYMPTPKDMHNGEYEGLHPESEEPLVRKVDEKEPFSALVFKTIVDPFVGKISLFKVYSGKLTKDMEVLNANKDEKEKIGSLFMLRGKNQLECDAIVAGDIGAIAKLQYTETGDTLCDRSAPIKYHGIKFAQPCLFMAVEPKSKGDEEKIGTSLHRLTEEDPTFIVERNKETKQLLIGGQGTMQLTVITNKMRNNFGVEVDLMDPKIAFRETIKGTASVQGKHKKQSGGSGQYGDVHIRFEPSTEEFEFNEEIFGGSVPRQYIPAVEKGLRDSLERGVLAGFPVVNIKATLFDGSYHSVDSNEMAFKIAASQAFKKGVEKAKPVLLEPIMHVEVLIPEDYMGDIMGDMNKRRGRILGMEPTGEGYQKVIAEAPQAEMFKYAPDLRSMTQARGSFVMKFERYDEVPAHLSQKIIEESKEEE is encoded by the coding sequence ATGAAGAATTATAAAGTAGACAAAATAAGGAACGTCGCATTATTAGGTCATGGTGGAAGCGGGAAGACTACATTAACGGAATCAATGCTATATACCACAGACCTTTTAAAAAGAATGGGTAGAGTAGAAGATGGAAATACAGTATCGGATTTTGATAAAGAAGAAATATCTAGACAATTTTCAATAGGAACTTCAGTTATTCCAGTTGAATGGAATAATTCAAAATATAATATATTAGATGCACCGGGTTATTTTGATTTTTCAGGTGAAGTTATAAGTGCCCTTAGAGTAGCTGGCGGAGCTATTATAATGGTAGATGCCACTTCCGGAGTAGAAGTCGGTACCGAAAAGGCTTGGAAATATACGGAAGAAAGAAAAATGCCAAAGATAATATTTGTTAATAAGATGGATAAGGAAAACGTTAACTATGATAAGTTGATTACTGGATTAAGAGATGCATTTGGCAAAAAGATTGCTCCATTTGCAATTCCAATCGGAGAGGGTTCAGACTTTAAGGGATTTGTAAATGTTGTAGATATGATTGGAAGAGAATACAACGGTAAGGAATGTGTAAATGTTGATGTGCCCGAGGAATTAAAGGAGAAAATAGCACCTATTAGAGAAATGCTTATTGAATCCGTTGCAGAAAGTGATGAGGAATTACTTGAAAAATACTTTGAAGGCGAAGCCTTTAGTACTGAGGAGATCCATGAGGGACTTAGAAAGGGTGTATTGGCTGGAGAGGTGGTACCAGTGTTAGTAGGTTCAGCTGCTAATAATATAGGAATCCATACCTTGTTTGGAATGACATCTGATTACATGCCTACGCCAAAGGACATGCATAATGGGGAATACGAAGGGTTACATCCAGAAAGTGAGGAACCCTTAGTAAGAAAGGTAGATGAAAAAGAGCCTTTTTCAGCCCTAGTATTTAAAACTATAGTTGACCCATTTGTGGGTAAGATATCCTTATTTAAGGTTTACTCTGGAAAATTAACTAAGGATATGGAAGTCCTCAATGCTAATAAGGATGAGAAGGAGAAAATAGGAAGCTTATTTATGCTAAGGGGTAAAAATCAGTTGGAGTGTGATGCCATAGTTGCCGGAGATATCGGAGCCATAGCTAAGCTTCAGTACACGGAGACAGGGGATACACTCTGCGATAGAAGCGCTCCAATAAAATATCATGGGATCAAATTTGCTCAGCCTTGTTTATTCATGGCAGTAGAGCCTAAGTCAAAGGGAGATGAAGAAAAAATAGGGACTTCACTCCATAGGTTGACCGAAGAAGATCCTACCTTTATAGTTGAAAGAAATAAAGAAACTAAACAGCTGCTTATTGGTGGTCAAGGGACTATGCAGCTTACTGTAATAACTAATAAAATGAGGAATAATTTTGGGGTTGAAGTAGATCTCATGGATCCTAAAATTGCATTTAGAGAAACAATCAAAGGAACTGCAAGCGTTCAAGGAAAACATAAAAAGCAAAGTGGTGGATCAGGTCAATATGGAGATGTTCATATAAGATTTGAACCTTCAACTGAGGAATTTGAATTTAATGAAGAAATATTTGGTGGTTCAGTTCCAAGGCAATATATACCAGCGGTTGAGAAAGGGCTTAGGGATTCATTGGAAAGGGGAGTTCTTGCAGGATTTCCTGTAGTTAATATTAAGGCAACATTATTTGACGGTTCTTATCACTCAGTTGACTCCAACGAAATGGCATTTAAAATTGCGGCTTCACAAGCATTTAAAAAGGGTGTTGAAAAGGCAAAACCAGTACTACTTGAGCCAATCATGCATGTAGAGGTTCTTATACCGGAAGACTACATGGGAGATATAATGGGTGATATGAATAAGAGAAGAGGTAGAATCCTTGGTATGGAACCAACAGGAGAGGGTTATCAAAAAGTAATTGCTGAGGCCCCCCAAGCCGAAATGTTTAAATACGCTCCAGACCTACGCTCAATGACACAAGCGAGAGGAAGCTTTGTAATGAAATTTGAAAGATATGATGAGGTTCCAGCCCATCTATCACAAAAAATTATAGAAGAATCTAAAGAAGAAGAATAA
- the proC gene encoding pyrroline-5-carboxylate reductase — protein MKKNIGFIGCGNIANAMIGGLVKSKTISPKAIMVSNRSSEKLDKVKEQYDVNITLNNIEVAEFADVLILSVKTNKYYKIIDQIKDVIKEDTVIVSLAAGRSIDTIEQAFGKEIKLVRTMPNIPAIVGEAMSALCHNNMVTDEEFRLVLDIFKSFGEVEIVDEELMDVVTAISGSSPALVYLFIESLADGAVLKGFPRNKAYKMVSQAVLGAAKIVLETGKHPGQLKDEVCSSGGTTIEAIYALERKGFRGHVIEAIEMGTEKSKRLSEK, from the coding sequence ATGAAGAAAAATATTGGTTTCATAGGATGTGGAAATATTGCTAATGCCATGATAGGTGGACTTGTAAAATCTAAAACCATATCACCTAAGGCTATAATGGTGAGTAATAGATCGTCAGAAAAATTGGATAAAGTAAAAGAGCAGTACGATGTTAATATTACATTAAACAACATAGAGGTTGCTGAGTTTGCAGATGTGTTGATTTTATCTGTTAAAACCAATAAATATTATAAAATAATAGATCAAATTAAAGATGTTATTAAAGAAGATACTGTAATCGTGTCCTTAGCAGCTGGTAGAAGCATAGATACCATTGAACAAGCCTTTGGAAAAGAAATAAAGCTCGTAAGAACAATGCCGAATATACCCGCCATAGTTGGTGAAGCCATGTCTGCTTTATGTCATAACAATATGGTAACCGATGAGGAATTTAGGTTAGTTCTTGATATCTTTAAAAGCTTTGGCGAAGTAGAGATTGTGGATGAAGAATTGATGGATGTTGTAACTGCTATCTCTGGATCTTCTCCAGCTCTAGTTTACCTATTTATTGAGTCCTTAGCAGATGGAGCAGTTTTAAAGGGGTTCCCTAGAAACAAGGCCTATAAAATGGTTTCCCAGGCAGTGCTAGGTGCCGCCAAAATTGTACTAGAAACGGGGAAACACCCTGGACAGCTAAAGGATGAAGTTTGTTCTTCTGGAGGAACTACCATAGAAGCTATTTATGCCTTAGAAAGGAAAGGCTTTAGAGGCCATGTAATAGAAGCAATTGAAATGGGTACTGAAAAGTCTAAGAGGCTTTCGGAGAAATAA
- the proB gene encoding glutamate 5-kinase, with product MRSEFIKDAKRIVVKIGTSTLTHSTGLLDLNRIESIVRQLTNLHNQNIEIVLVTSGAIGAGMGKLGLKTRPTTIPEKQAAAAVGQGVLLHMYEKLFSEYGKNVAQILLTKEAILNRKRFLNARNAFFTLFKQGVIPIVNENDAVAIDEIKFGDNDTLSAMVTSLVEADLLLLLSDIDGLYDSNPKENKDAKLISFVEEITDKIREAAGGAGTKFGTGGMETKINAAEIAVSAGSSMIIVNGSTENIINQVVEGKNVGTFFLANRHPLQGRKCWITYNTLIKGQITIDDGAIDALTKHRKSLLPAGVLSINGLFEKGDIVSIVNGLGMEVARGITNYNSYEVELIKGSQTSDIEEKLDHKTYDEVIHADNMAILVKSGI from the coding sequence ATGAGAAGTGAATTTATAAAGGATGCAAAAAGAATAGTTGTAAAAATAGGAACATCGACATTAACACATTCAACAGGATTATTAGACCTAAATCGAATAGAAAGCATAGTAAGACAATTGACAAATCTGCATAATCAAAATATAGAGATTGTCTTAGTAACCTCTGGAGCCATAGGTGCAGGTATGGGTAAGCTAGGACTTAAAACAAGACCTACTACTATACCTGAAAAACAAGCCGCGGCGGCTGTAGGACAAGGAGTTTTGCTTCATATGTATGAGAAGCTGTTTTCCGAGTATGGAAAAAACGTAGCCCAGATACTTCTAACAAAGGAAGCAATATTAAATAGAAAAAGATTTTTAAATGCACGAAATGCTTTTTTTACACTATTTAAACAAGGAGTAATACCTATCGTAAATGAAAATGATGCAGTAGCTATTGATGAGATAAAATTCGGAGATAATGATACTCTGTCAGCAATGGTTACAAGCCTTGTAGAAGCAGATCTTCTTTTACTACTTTCAGATATTGATGGATTATATGATTCAAATCCCAAGGAAAATAAAGATGCTAAGCTTATCAGCTTTGTTGAAGAAATTACAGATAAAATAAGGGAAGCGGCTGGAGGAGCAGGGACAAAGTTTGGTACAGGTGGAATGGAAACTAAGATAAATGCAGCAGAAATTGCTGTATCTGCAGGTTCATCTATGATAATAGTGAATGGTTCTACAGAAAATATTATAAATCAAGTGGTTGAAGGCAAAAATGTTGGTACATTTTTCCTTGCTAATAGGCATCCCCTTCAAGGCAGAAAATGTTGGATAACATATAATACCTTAATTAAAGGACAAATAACTATAGATGATGGTGCCATAGACGCACTTACTAAGCACAGAAAAAGTCTATTACCTGCGGGAGTGCTATCTATAAATGGATTATTTGAAAAAGGGGATATTGTATCTATTGTTAATGGGTTAGGAATGGAAGTTGCCCGTGGCATAACTAATTATAATTCATATGAGGTTGAGTTAATCAAGGGAAGTCAAACCTCGGATATAGAAGAAAAGCTTGATCATAAGACCTATGATGAAGTGATTCATGCAGATAATATGGCAATACTAGTTAAATCAGGGATATGA
- a CDS encoding glutamate-5-semialdehyde dehydrogenase produces the protein MNTREYVAKKGKLSKTASRRMSTIGTDVKNKALRAMAEALINHKADILAANTMDMKNGREKGLSQYMLDRLLLNENRINDMAEGLRNVASLKDPVGEVEKMWRTENNLQIGQIRVPLGVIGMIYESRPNVTVDAAALCIKAGNTVILRGGTEAINSNTILVNIIKKAAVENGLPEGCIEFLEVTDREAVNEMMKLNEYIDVLIPRGGAGLINAVANNATIPVIKTGVGNCHIYIDKSADIKMAEDIVINGKTQRPAVCNAIETILVHGDIAPEFLPGLAQKLIDLGVELRGCGVAKRILPEIKPALEEDWGTEYLDLILAIKVVDSIDVAIDHIYRYGTNHSEAIITNDYGNSQRFLKEIDASAVYVNASTRFTDGSQFGFGAEIGISTQKLHTRGPMGLKELTTIKNIIYGEGQIRE, from the coding sequence TTGAATACAAGAGAATATGTAGCAAAAAAAGGGAAGCTATCCAAGACTGCATCTAGGAGAATGTCTACAATAGGCACAGATGTAAAGAATAAGGCCCTTAGGGCTATGGCAGAGGCTTTAATAAATCATAAGGCCGACATTCTAGCTGCTAATACAATGGATATGAAAAATGGTAGAGAAAAAGGGCTATCTCAGTACATGCTGGATAGATTATTGCTAAATGAGAATAGAATAAATGATATGGCCGAGGGTCTTAGGAATGTAGCTTCCCTTAAAGATCCAGTAGGGGAAGTAGAAAAAATGTGGAGGACAGAAAACAATCTGCAAATTGGTCAGATAAGAGTTCCTCTAGGAGTAATTGGTATGATATATGAATCAAGACCGAATGTAACGGTTGATGCTGCGGCGTTATGTATTAAAGCAGGTAATACGGTTATCCTAAGGGGTGGAACAGAAGCCATCAATTCAAATACTATCTTGGTGAATATTATTAAGAAAGCCGCTGTGGAAAATGGGCTTCCAGAGGGGTGTATAGAATTTCTTGAGGTTACAGACAGAGAAGCTGTAAATGAAATGATGAAGCTGAATGAATATATAGATGTATTAATACCTAGGGGTGGAGCTGGACTTATAAATGCCGTTGCCAACAATGCCACTATACCTGTTATAAAAACTGGAGTGGGTAATTGCCATATATACATTGATAAAAGTGCTGATATTAAAATGGCAGAGGACATAGTAATAAATGGGAAAACCCAAAGACCGGCAGTGTGTAATGCTATAGAAACAATACTTGTACATGGGGATATAGCCCCTGAGTTTTTACCGGGCTTGGCTCAAAAACTAATTGATTTAGGTGTAGAGTTAAGGGGTTGTGGGGTAGCTAAAAGGATTTTACCTGAGATAAAACCCGCCTTAGAAGAAGACTGGGGCACTGAGTATTTAGATTTAATATTGGCCATTAAAGTGGTAGATTCCATAGATGTAGCTATAGATCATATTTATAGGTACGGGACAAACCATTCTGAAGCAATAATTACAAATGACTATGGGAATTCACAAAGATTTTTGAAAGAAATTGATGCTTCAGCAGTATATGTAAATGCATCCACAAGGTTCACAGATGGAAGTCAATTTGGATTTGGTGCAGAAATAGGAATAAGTACACAGAAGCTTCATACTAGAGGGCCTATGGGACTTAAAGAGCTTACAACAATAAAGAATATCATATATGGTGAAGGACAAATTAGAGAATAA
- a CDS encoding CtsR family transcriptional regulator — translation MARLSDIIEAFIKELLQDSEGQVVEIKRNELANTFNCAPSQINYVLTTRFSVEKGYTIESRRGGGGHIRIIRLKIDDTELIYNIIGEIGDSINMAKAISLIGFLLERGIIKDREARIMMAAVNNRALDIDSETKNNVRAGILKSMLASLLR, via the coding sequence ATGGCTAGATTAAGTGATATAATTGAAGCTTTCATAAAAGAACTTTTACAGGATTCAGAAGGGCAAGTTGTAGAGATTAAAAGAAACGAATTGGCCAATACCTTTAATTGTGCGCCATCCCAAATAAACTATGTTCTTACAACAAGATTTTCTGTAGAAAAAGGATATACCATAGAAAGTAGAAGAGGTGGCGGGGGTCATATAAGGATTATTAGACTTAAGATTGATGATACTGAGCTTATATATAATATAATAGGTGAAATTGGAGACAGCATAAATATGGCTAAGGCAATATCCCTCATAGGCTTTCTACTGGAAAGAGGTATTATAAAAGACAGAGAGGCAAGAATAATGATGGCAGCCGTAAATAATAGGGCTTTGGATATTGATTCTGAAACAAAAAATAATGTAAGGGCAGGTATCTTAAAATCCATGCTTGCTTCATTACTTAGATAG
- a CDS encoding UvrB/UvrC motif-containing protein has translation MLCEKCKQNKATVHLTKILNNKKTEIHLCEECARKSQDISFENPFTINNFLTGLLDSVQSPHIKVDYIKTTTCSKCGMSYGKFKQLGRLGCSECYKTFSEKLMPLVKNVHGSQQHVGKIPKKTGSVIRMKREIMNMKKELNRAIDKQEFEKAAELRDKIRLLEKDLEINK, from the coding sequence ATGCTTTGTGAAAAATGCAAACAAAATAAAGCCACTGTTCATTTAACAAAAATCTTAAATAATAAAAAGACAGAGATACATTTATGTGAAGAATGTGCAAGGAAAAGTCAGGATATAAGTTTTGAAAATCCATTTACGATAAATAATTTTCTAACGGGTCTTTTGGACTCGGTTCAGAGTCCCCATATAAAGGTTGATTATATTAAGACCACTACATGCAGTAAATGTGGAATGAGCTATGGTAAATTTAAGCAGTTAGGAAGACTTGGCTGTTCGGAATGCTATAAAACCTTTAGTGAGAAGCTAATGCCCCTGGTAAAAAATGTACATGGCAGTCAGCAGCATGTTGGAAAGATTCCTAAAAAGACAGGTAGCGTTATTAGGATGAAGAGAGAAATCATGAATATGAAGAAGGAGTTAAATAGAGCCATTGATAAGCAGGAATTTGAAAAAGCCGCTGAACTCAGAGACAAAATAAGATTACTGGAAAAGGATTTGGAAATAAATAAGTAG
- a CDS encoding protein arginine kinase, which translates to MTKWIDGEGPQNDIIISSRIRLARNLEEFPFPVALTTEKSKEVIKKVSDSILQGNTILKNDFDLIGIDQIENNDKQVLIEKHLISPNLIEKPNKSAIMMNADESVSIMINEEDHIRIQCLFPGFQLEEAWNMANKIDDIIEENLKYAFAEDIGYLTSCPTNVGTGIRASVMIHLPALAMIGYMNRILQAISQIGFTVRGLYGEGSQSQGNIFQISNQVTLGRTEEEIITTLIELTKQITNKEKDARATLIANNRIKLEDKICRSYGVLTNARIMNSKEALKLISDVRLGIDLGIIKDIDVKTINTLMVDIQGGILQKIYGKNLSTNERDIKRANLIRERLKGN; encoded by the coding sequence ATGACTAAATGGATTGATGGAGAAGGGCCACAAAACGATATCATAATAAGTAGTAGAATAAGACTAGCAAGAAATTTAGAAGAATTTCCATTTCCCGTTGCTTTGACTACGGAAAAAAGTAAAGAGGTCATCAAAAAGGTTAGTGATTCTATCCTACAGGGCAATACAATACTTAAAAATGATTTTGATTTAATAGGCATAGACCAAATAGAAAATAATGATAAGCAAGTACTCATAGAAAAACATTTAATAAGCCCTAACCTTATAGAAAAGCCAAATAAAAGTGCTATAATGATGAATGCCGATGAATCGGTAAGTATTATGATAAATGAAGAAGATCATATTCGTATCCAATGTCTTTTTCCAGGTTTTCAGTTAGAAGAGGCTTGGAATATGGCGAATAAAATTGACGATATAATTGAAGAAAATCTTAAATATGCCTTTGCTGAAGACATAGGTTATTTAACATCCTGTCCAACAAATGTTGGAACTGGCATAAGGGCTTCTGTAATGATTCATCTACCAGCCCTTGCGATGATTGGGTATATGAATAGAATACTTCAAGCTATAAGCCAAATAGGCTTTACTGTCAGAGGGTTGTATGGAGAAGGAAGTCAATCTCAAGGAAATATATTTCAAATATCCAACCAAGTTACATTAGGTAGGACGGAAGAAGAGATTATCACTACTCTTATAGAGCTTACAAAACAGATAACGAATAAGGAAAAGGATGCAAGGGCAACTTTAATAGCTAATAATAGAATAAAGCTGGAAGATAAGATATGCAGATCCTATGGTGTGCTAACCAATGCAAGAATAATGAATTCCAAGGAGGCTTTAAAGCTTATTTCAGACGTTAGACTAGGCATTGACCTTGGAATAATAAAGGATATAGATGTCAAAACTATAAACACTCTTATGGTAGATATACAGGGAGGGATACTCCAAAAAATCTATGGTAAAAACTTAAGTACTAATGAAAGAGATATAAAGCGTGCAAATCTTATTAGAGAAAGATTAAAGGGTAATTAG